The following coding sequences are from one Deltaproteobacteria bacterium window:
- the gnd gene encoding decarboxylating 6-phosphogluconate dehydrogenase: MRLGMIGLGRMGGNMVRRLVRGGHQCVVFDRPAHAVQELTQEKAEGSSSLAEFVKKLTKPRVVWLMVPAAVVDNSIADLLPLLEPEDILIDGGNSYYIDDIRRAKELATKQIHYVDVGTSGGIWGLERGYCMMIGGESAVVNHLDPIFVTLAPGMGDVDRTPGREKVGGTAEQGYLHCGPNGAGHFVKMVHNGIEYGLMAAYAEGFGILRSANAGKLDHSTADAETTPLRDPEHYQYDFNLSDIAEVWRRGSVVASWLLDLQAIALLKDPSLSGFSGRVSDSGEGRWTIKAAIDEAVPAHVLTAALYERFSSRGESAFADKLLSAMRYEFGGHHEKPS, from the coding sequence ATGCGACTCGGAATGATCGGACTTGGCCGCATGGGAGGCAACATGGTGCGACGGTTGGTCAGGGGAGGCCATCAATGCGTGGTTTTCGATAGGCCTGCACACGCTGTGCAAGAGTTGACGCAAGAGAAAGCGGAAGGGTCTTCGTCACTCGCAGAGTTCGTGAAAAAGTTGACCAAACCGCGAGTGGTGTGGCTCATGGTACCAGCCGCGGTCGTGGACAACTCCATCGCTGATCTCCTGCCATTGCTGGAACCCGAGGATATCCTCATTGACGGCGGCAACTCCTATTACATCGATGACATACGTCGCGCCAAGGAACTCGCGACGAAGCAGATCCATTATGTCGATGTCGGTACCAGCGGTGGGATCTGGGGGTTGGAGCGAGGTTACTGCATGATGATCGGCGGTGAGTCCGCGGTGGTCAATCACCTTGACCCTATCTTCGTGACGTTGGCCCCCGGCATGGGAGATGTGGACCGCACTCCAGGACGTGAGAAAGTTGGCGGGACCGCTGAACAGGGCTATCTGCACTGTGGACCAAATGGTGCAGGCCATTTCGTAAAAATGGTGCACAACGGTATCGAGTACGGCCTGATGGCTGCCTATGCTGAAGGATTTGGCATCTTACGTTCTGCCAACGCTGGCAAACTAGATCATTCAACCGCTGACGCCGAGACCACACCTCTCCGTGACCCTGAACACTATCAGTATGACTTCAATCTGTCCGACATCGCAGAGGTGTGGCGACGTGGCAGCGTTGTCGCTTCATGGCTGCTGGATCTGCAAGCGATTGCCTTGTTGAAGGATCCTAGTCTTTCGGGATTTAGCGGTCGCGTGTCGGACTCTGGCGAAGGGCGGTGGACGATTAAAGCCGCGATTGACGAGGCTGTGCCTGCCCACGTCCTGACTGCCGCTTTGTATGAGCGCTTTAGCTCACGTGGTGAGTCTGCATTCGCAGATAAACTGTTGTCGGCCATGCGTTATGAGTTTGGCGGGCATCACGAGAAACCGAGCTAA